The Lycium ferocissimum isolate CSIRO_LF1 chromosome 10, AGI_CSIRO_Lferr_CH_V1, whole genome shotgun sequence genome window below encodes:
- the LOC132035102 gene encoding protein CHLORORESPIRATORY REDUCTION 42, chloroplastic — MALSFTSIPKCPSSSRLSQYGSTQPPLKSYNLVTIKCDLKKEPISGDTNGSSKKLEIGSPIIVIESPKLLKTAASVPCLISNAGLVKPGDVGRIVSRKPMDVWAVRLSIGTYLIDRKYFKPLDLED, encoded by the exons aTGGCACTCTCTTTCACCTCCATCCCCAAATGCCCAAGCTCATCAAGACTTAGCCAATATGGTTCAACACAACCACCCCTCAAGTCTTACAACTTAGTCACTATTAAGTGTGACTTAAAAAAAGAACCAATATCTGGAGACACAAATGGCTCATCAAAAAAGCTTGAAATTGGGTCCCCTATTATAGTAATTGAGTCTCCTAAGTTGCTCAAAACTGCAGCCTCTGTGCCTTGTCTTATATCCAATGCTGGCTTGGTCAAACCCGGTGATGTTGGCAG GATAGTTTCAAGGAAGCCTATGGACGTGTGGGCAGTTCGTCTCAGCATTGGCACTTATCTTATTGACAGAAAATACTTTAAGCCCTTAGACCTTGAGGACTGA